One genomic region from Granulicella aggregans encodes:
- a CDS encoding DUF1016 N-terminal domain-containing protein — MEIGRHIVEFEQRGAARAEYGACLLPILAESLSRDFGKGFDASNLRYMRLFYQAFPIRDALRHELSWTHYRTLLKVEQEAARTWYITEAAAQGWTTRALERQINTLYYERLLATSDRTRYRQPPVRIRP; from the coding sequence TTGGAAATTGGCCGGCATATCGTGGAATTTGAGCAGCGCGGGGCTGCTAGGGCGGAATACGGTGCTTGCTTGCTCCCAATTCTGGCAGAATCCTTGAGCCGAGATTTCGGCAAAGGGTTTGATGCCTCGAATCTCCGGTACATGCGTTTGTTCTACCAGGCGTTCCCGATTCGTGACGCACTGCGTCACGAATTGAGCTGGACCCATTATCGAACGCTACTCAAGGTTGAACAGGAGGCGGCCAGAACCTGGTACATCACCGAGGCCGCGGCTCAAGGTTGGACGACGCGGGCGCTGGAGAGGCAGATCAACACACTCTACTATGAGCGGCTGCTTGCAACCTCAGACCGGACACGTTACCGGCAACCGCCAGTACGAATCCGTCCGTAG
- a CDS encoding helix-turn-helix domain containing protein has translation MRSLTELPSEEREQALSRFHLLEPYLTEQKTLREIAVASEIPFRTAQRWVEHYRKFGLAGLARRARGDRGVRRAVSPKVREAIEGLALERPPLPAASIHRQVCRFAELEGEPSPSYWMVYDLIRRLPPSLVTLAHRGGKIYSETFDLVHRREASKPNGI, from the coding sequence ATGCGGTCGCTCACGGAATTGCCGTCGGAAGAACGTGAGCAGGCTTTATCAAGATTCCATCTGCTTGAACCTTACCTGACAGAACAAAAGACTCTGCGTGAGATCGCAGTTGCATCTGAGATTCCCTTCCGGACAGCGCAACGCTGGGTCGAGCATTACCGGAAGTTTGGGCTTGCAGGTCTAGCCCGCAGGGCGCGCGGAGATCGAGGCGTAAGGAGAGCTGTTTCCCCGAAAGTCCGCGAGGCGATCGAAGGGCTGGCTCTGGAGCGCCCGCCGTTGCCGGCAGCCTCAATTCATCGCCAAGTGTGCCGATTTGCCGAGCTCGAAGGCGAGCCGTCACCAAGTTATTGGATGGTTTACGACCTGATCCGCCGATTACCCCCGAGCTTGGTGACCCTGGCCCATCGTGGCGGCAAGATCTACAGCGAAACCTTCGATCTCGTCCATCGGCGAGAGGCTTCAAAACCAAATGGGATCTAG
- a CDS encoding acyltransferase family protein, with product MTQRPSLPILQALRAVAASVVVMVHASQVVMNHAARPGLFVTLYPFGALGVDVFFVISGFVMTYTSSRRNGWRDTLTFLRARAIRIYPIYWIWTSVMLLLWLGGVARHDLHPPSIWRFILRSYLLLPVWDGRVYSPLLAQGWTLTFELLFYLAFGIAIAGAWRARTFFVICMLVLAASVAFRLPDGPTRHVLTNWKMLEFVAGMVIADITIKYAGAIRFLAGLKMPRWLTYLGDASYSIYLVHTLFLLALVFAYKHLHQLAQVQADLLVLGYACVAIWLSSLTYRWMEKPLMQRLKWAVPRP from the coding sequence ATGACACAAAGACCGTCTCTTCCTATTCTTCAAGCGCTGCGTGCAGTAGCTGCAAGCGTCGTAGTTATGGTGCATGCATCTCAAGTAGTCATGAACCACGCGGCCCGTCCGGGACTATTCGTTACGTTATATCCCTTCGGGGCTCTTGGCGTTGATGTTTTCTTCGTGATATCCGGATTTGTGATGACCTATACATCATCACGGCGAAATGGCTGGCGTGACACCCTCACGTTCCTCCGTGCGCGCGCAATACGCATATATCCAATTTACTGGATATGGACGTCCGTCATGCTACTTCTGTGGCTGGGCGGTGTCGCTAGACACGACCTGCATCCCCCGTCGATCTGGCGATTTATTCTACGCTCGTACCTGCTTCTGCCGGTATGGGACGGGCGCGTATATAGCCCTCTTCTCGCGCAGGGCTGGACGCTCACCTTTGAATTGCTGTTTTACCTCGCCTTCGGAATCGCCATCGCCGGAGCTTGGCGCGCCCGAACCTTCTTCGTTATCTGTATGTTAGTTCTTGCCGCATCTGTGGCTTTCCGCTTACCAGATGGACCAACCCGTCACGTCCTCACAAACTGGAAGATGTTGGAGTTCGTTGCTGGAATGGTCATTGCCGACATCACAATCAAATATGCCGGTGCAATCCGGTTCCTTGCCGGATTAAAGATGCCGCGCTGGCTCACTTATCTAGGTGACGCCTCCTATTCCATTTACCTCGTTCACACCCTCTTCTTGCTCGCGCTAGTCTTTGCCTATAAGCATCTACATCAACTGGCGCAGGTACAGGCCGATCTTCTTGTATTGGGCTACGCCTGCGTGGCCATCTGGCTCTCATCACTAACCTATCGATGGATGGAGAAGCCGCTTATGCAAAGACTCAAATGGGCAGTTCCAAGACCTTAA
- the tnpB gene encoding IS66 family insertion sequence element accessory protein TnpB (TnpB, as the term is used for proteins encoded by IS66 family insertion elements, is considered an accessory protein, since TnpC, encoded by a neighboring gene, is a DDE family transposase.) — MISLPAGTRIWIAAGVTDMRRGFHGLSAQVQTVLEQQPLSGHVFVFRGRRGDILKVLWFDGDGLCLLSKRLERGRFVWPQASSGTVSLSGAQLSMLLEGIDWRAPLRTAERVMSV, encoded by the coding sequence ATGATCTCGCTTCCCGCGGGCACCCGGATATGGATTGCTGCCGGTGTGACGGACATGCGGCGCGGCTTTCATGGCCTGAGCGCCCAGGTGCAGACGGTGCTTGAACAGCAGCCGCTGTCGGGGCATGTCTTTGTCTTTCGCGGTCGCAGAGGCGACATTTTGAAGGTGCTTTGGTTCGATGGCGACGGTCTGTGTCTGCTGTCGAAGCGGCTGGAACGGGGCCGCTTCGTATGGCCTCAGGCGTCGAGTGGTACAGTCTCTTTGAGCGGTGCGCAGTTGTCGATGCTGCTGGAAGGAATCGACTGGAGAGCGCCTCTCAGAACCGCCGAACGGGTGATGAGTGTTTAA
- the tnpA gene encoding IS66-like element accessory protein TnpA translates to MVDVESVGDLAGSGRRRRSAEERRRIVEETLEAGSSVARVARRHGINANQVFQWRRLYRSGALGGTPASELKLLPVSIGEEVTLAKPVEPQPSRAGAIHVELPGRALISLEGDLDPAVVRAVLESLRA, encoded by the coding sequence ATGGTTGACGTTGAGAGTGTGGGTGATTTGGCTGGGTCGGGTCGTCGTCGGCGCAGTGCGGAGGAGCGGCGGCGGATTGTGGAAGAGACGCTGGAGGCGGGTTCTTCGGTGGCTCGCGTGGCTCGCAGACACGGGATCAACGCGAACCAGGTGTTTCAGTGGCGGCGGCTGTATCGGAGTGGAGCTCTGGGCGGCACTCCTGCCTCCGAGTTGAAGCTGCTTCCGGTTTCGATCGGCGAAGAAGTCACGTTGGCGAAGCCTGTTGAGCCTCAACCGTCTCGGGCTGGCGCGATTCATGTCGAGCTGCCGGGACGTGCGCTGATCAGCCTGGAAGGCGATCTCGATCCGGCAGTCGTGCGTGCCGTGCTGGAGAGTCTTCGCGCATGA
- a CDS encoding sulfatase-like hydrolase/transferase, producing the protein MISPNQEMVCHPRIIWIVLDELSYQQTYEHRFHNLNLPAFDQLAKQSTVFTGVVPAGIMTEIAMPSLLAGLAVDQIHPSSDGVRLKIHNPLTKRWLDFDQHDTVFSDALAARYHTAIAGWYNPYCRTLPEVLDSCYWTLGLPAPNKMLPRASTADNIFNPLLLSSSVMDHLPFAIVHGNNAEDTANKPHILDYQLISDSADQLLRDPAFDFILIHMSVPHPGGIYNRTKHILTTRNSTYIDNLALADAYLGHVRSLLEAKGQWDSSAIVIMGDHSWRTELLWAANADWTPEEQEASNGGRFDDRPGYIVKLPKQKVGTTIDIRFPAVNTRSLLDAIMAKQIVSPQDLASWVTLQGQKRMPN; encoded by the coding sequence ATGATCTCTCCTAATCAAGAGATGGTGTGCCATCCACGCATCATATGGATAGTACTAGACGAACTCTCCTATCAACAGACGTATGAACACCGATTCCACAACCTCAATCTCCCAGCCTTTGATCAACTTGCCAAACAGTCCACAGTATTTACCGGCGTTGTGCCCGCTGGCATCATGACGGAGATCGCCATGCCGTCCCTTTTGGCTGGTCTGGCGGTAGATCAAATTCACCCCTCATCAGATGGGGTTCGCCTAAAGATTCACAATCCTCTAACGAAACGGTGGCTGGATTTTGACCAACACGACACGGTCTTCAGCGATGCCTTGGCTGCCAGATACCACACGGCGATCGCAGGTTGGTACAATCCCTATTGCCGCACTCTTCCGGAGGTCCTTGACTCCTGTTATTGGACCTTGGGCCTGCCCGCCCCAAATAAAATGCTGCCACGCGCCTCGACAGCAGATAATATCTTTAATCCGTTGCTACTAAGCTCCAGCGTCATGGATCATCTGCCATTTGCCATTGTTCATGGAAATAACGCTGAGGATACTGCTAACAAGCCGCATATTTTGGATTATCAGCTGATCTCAGACTCAGCTGATCAACTCCTTCGCGACCCCGCTTTTGACTTCATCCTGATCCATATGTCTGTTCCTCATCCAGGCGGCATCTACAACCGAACCAAGCACATCCTCACAACAAGAAATTCCACTTATATAGACAACTTAGCTTTAGCGGATGCATATCTTGGTCACGTACGATCTTTGCTTGAAGCCAAAGGGCAGTGGGACTCTTCCGCGATCGTCATCATGGGTGATCATTCTTGGCGCACAGAATTGCTATGGGCTGCTAATGCGGACTGGACTCCTGAGGAGCAAGAGGCAAGCAACGGCGGCAGGTTTGATGACCGTCCAGGCTATATCGTAAAACTTCCAAAACAGAAAGTCGGAACCACAATCGATATCCGCTTTCCAGCCGTCAATACACGAAGCCTCCTCGATGCGATCATGGCAAAGCAAATCGTCTCCCCACAAGATCTTGCGTCGTGGGTCACGTTGCAGGGTCAAAAACGAATGCCAAATTAG
- a CDS encoding class I SAM-dependent methyltransferase, with product MEASTFSLPTFRDPAGSITIRPDSVYRSINSPFANDLLEFLNTPRYASLVSRNLIVASQVVYPVVADQNLFLRHPLIAFRSYPWEWPPSLWLSAAELTLDLCIELLVEGWILKDATPLNVLFRGASPVFVDVPSVQRMDRKCPLWFAYGQFVRTFLLPMLAHSQLGWPLQTTIVRRDGYEPEDLFKALPWSRKIKRPALTSVTLPLLFAKNTETKGATTSRIRSRIANDPEIVEEIIRKALTSLKRDMQRAMPPQRGSLWSNYVDTATHYEAEDHTNKLAFVKATLSQLHPRRVLDVGCNTGVYSNLAADLGAEVVAIDTDSNAVDRVAMNALNHGKNILPLCVDLAYPTPATGWDNRETVSFLDRCSGHFDTVLMLAVVHHLLLSSQIPLSLIASLCSRLTTKDLIIEWVPPSDVKFIEILRGRKSIYQHIDEPSFRDVFGNYFETIKEKTLRNGRILLHLRKK from the coding sequence ATGGAGGCTTCGACCTTCTCCCTCCCTACTTTTCGTGACCCTGCCGGTAGCATCACGATTCGTCCAGACAGCGTCTACCGCTCTATAAATAGCCCGTTCGCAAACGACCTTCTCGAATTTCTAAACACACCAAGATACGCTAGCCTTGTTTCGCGCAATCTTATTGTCGCTAGTCAGGTTGTATATCCGGTTGTTGCAGATCAAAACCTCTTTCTGCGTCACCCCCTCATTGCTTTTCGCTCTTATCCCTGGGAGTGGCCCCCTTCGCTATGGCTATCGGCGGCTGAGTTGACACTCGATCTGTGTATAGAGTTGCTTGTTGAGGGGTGGATTTTAAAGGACGCGACTCCGCTCAACGTGCTGTTCCGTGGAGCCAGCCCCGTTTTCGTGGATGTGCCTTCGGTTCAGCGAATGGATCGGAAATGCCCTCTTTGGTTTGCGTATGGGCAATTTGTTCGTACCTTTCTTCTTCCTATGTTGGCCCATTCTCAGTTGGGGTGGCCCCTTCAGACGACCATCGTGAGGCGTGATGGCTACGAGCCTGAGGATCTTTTTAAGGCACTCCCCTGGTCCCGGAAGATCAAAAGGCCTGCTCTTACCTCCGTGACTCTCCCACTTTTGTTCGCTAAAAACACTGAAACGAAAGGCGCGACTACATCCAGGATTCGATCTCGGATAGCGAATGATCCCGAGATCGTGGAAGAAATTATCCGCAAAGCGCTCACATCTCTGAAACGCGATATGCAGCGAGCAATGCCCCCTCAAAGAGGGTCTTTGTGGTCCAACTATGTCGATACCGCAACCCACTACGAAGCAGAAGACCACACAAACAAGCTGGCGTTCGTCAAGGCCACCTTATCGCAACTGCATCCCCGCCGCGTTTTGGACGTTGGCTGTAATACAGGCGTTTACTCGAACCTTGCAGCCGATTTGGGCGCGGAGGTCGTTGCGATTGACACTGATTCGAACGCCGTCGATCGCGTTGCGATGAATGCGCTGAACCACGGAAAGAACATTCTTCCACTCTGTGTTGATCTTGCTTATCCAACACCTGCAACCGGCTGGGACAATCGAGAGACGGTCTCATTTCTTGATCGCTGTTCTGGTCACTTTGACACCGTCCTCATGCTCGCAGTGGTTCATCATCTCTTGCTAAGCAGCCAAATTCCCTTGTCCCTCATAGCTTCGCTTTGCAGTCGCCTCACAACCAAGGATCTCATCATAGAGTGGGTTCCCCCTTCAGACGTGAAATTTATTGAAATCCTGCGCGGTCGAAAAAGCATTTACCAGCACATCGATGAGCCATCCTTTCGCGATGTCTTTGGCAATTATTTTGAGACGATCAAAGAGAAAACATTGCGCAACGGCAGAATTCTCTTGCATTTGAGGAAGAAATGA
- a CDS encoding IS110 family transposase, giving the protein MKHPVRIVFEATGSYHRPLAHFLQAEGFHLELIASLAVARTREAMHNSWDKNDPKDAQVLLHLLNTGVTQHYHNPLVNQIHDFQELSLTYAQISLEKTRNQLRLLTHYLPLYFPGIERLPCHAF; this is encoded by the coding sequence CTGAAGCACCCGGTGCGCATCGTCTTCGAGGCCACTGGGAGCTACCACCGGCCGCTTGCGCACTTCCTGCAGGCCGAAGGCTTCCACCTGGAGTTGATCGCTTCGCTGGCTGTGGCCCGTACCCGCGAAGCCATGCATAACTCCTGGGACAAGAACGATCCGAAGGACGCTCAGGTCCTGCTACATCTGCTCAACACCGGCGTGACTCAGCACTACCATAACCCGCTCGTGAACCAGATCCATGACTTTCAAGAGCTGTCGCTCACCTATGCGCAGATCTCGCTGGAGAAGACGCGGAACCAGCTTCGGCTCTTGACCCATTACCTGCCGCTGTACTTTCCTGGGATAGAGCGGTTACCATGCCACGCGTTCTGA
- a CDS encoding capsule assembly Wzi family protein yields the protein MNFKCSKPNAVDAVFCVFLSLVASGIPCIPSALAQGPTKVQPYNPVDVYVPIDSWVYPALDRLRGLGYLDRGYFGLRPWTRRSIAQMIQSVSSAASLSDDPEAFEVLAALRREFPLSPQDSVTIRYDSVYSRVHGIAGTPLRDSYHLGQSVFGDYGRPYQSGINILQGASISAQAARFSLFFRGEYQHAPSAPGYSPSLAASLAANDGVPLVVGQLQATVPAGPLPEINVFRVVEANLSLRLLDHEISFGKSDHWLGPDRAGSFIYSNNAENLYAFQIDRVEPFQIPLLSRVTGPFRYMFMVGSLQGHTYPNDPWMHTEKISFKPTENVEIGFARSVIWGGKGHAPITVHSFLKSFLSLQNVSTAEKESRDDPGARFSEFDFTWRLPFLRHWATLYCDTIVHDDVSAVDAPRHAGLRPGIYLAMVPWIPKMDLRVEGANTDPPTGRSLRGSYLYTESIQKQGYTNKGFLMGDVAGREGKDGEGWLDYHISPRETIDFNYRHAKVAKDFVASGVTQNDFGLGIQKRVHEETEISLRVQQEWWKAPVYLPGKQSDTSVIVQVQFFPKGLSVFSK from the coding sequence GTGAACTTCAAGTGCTCCAAGCCCAACGCAGTAGACGCCGTTTTCTGCGTCTTTCTTTCCCTCGTGGCCAGCGGCATTCCTTGTATCCCGTCCGCTCTTGCACAAGGTCCGACGAAAGTCCAACCGTATAACCCAGTTGATGTTTATGTTCCAATTGACAGTTGGGTGTACCCGGCACTCGACCGCTTACGCGGTTTAGGTTATCTAGATCGTGGATACTTCGGACTACGACCGTGGACTAGACGCAGTATTGCCCAAATGATCCAATCCGTATCTTCAGCTGCTTCACTTTCGGACGATCCCGAAGCGTTCGAGGTTCTGGCGGCATTGCGGCGCGAGTTCCCGTTGAGCCCACAGGATAGCGTCACGATACGGTATGACAGCGTATATAGCCGCGTCCATGGTATCGCTGGAACTCCATTGCGAGACAGCTATCACTTAGGCCAAAGTGTTTTTGGCGACTATGGAAGACCTTATCAAAGCGGCATTAACATTCTTCAGGGCGCTTCCATTTCAGCCCAGGCAGCAAGGTTCAGTCTGTTCTTTCGTGGAGAATATCAGCACGCTCCGTCTGCACCTGGTTATTCCCCGAGCCTAGCTGCGAGCCTCGCAGCTAACGACGGAGTTCCGCTGGTTGTCGGCCAGCTCCAAGCGACCGTGCCAGCAGGTCCACTACCTGAAATTAACGTCTTTCGCGTAGTGGAGGCCAATCTTTCGCTCCGGCTACTGGACCACGAGATTTCGTTTGGCAAATCCGATCACTGGCTGGGGCCCGATAGAGCTGGTAGCTTCATCTACAGCAACAACGCCGAGAATTTGTACGCTTTTCAGATCGATCGGGTTGAACCGTTTCAGATCCCTCTACTTTCGCGCGTGACGGGCCCCTTCAGATACATGTTTATGGTTGGTAGCCTTCAGGGGCATACCTACCCGAACGATCCTTGGATGCATACTGAGAAGATCAGCTTTAAGCCGACTGAGAACGTCGAGATTGGCTTTGCGCGTTCGGTGATTTGGGGTGGAAAAGGACATGCCCCTATTACCGTCCATAGCTTTCTGAAAAGCTTTCTCAGCCTGCAGAATGTGTCCACAGCAGAAAAGGAATCACGTGATGATCCGGGAGCGAGATTTTCAGAGTTCGATTTCACATGGCGGCTGCCGTTCCTACGTCATTGGGCGACCTTATATTGCGACACCATCGTGCACGATGATGTGAGTGCCGTGGACGCTCCACGTCATGCTGGCCTCCGTCCCGGCATCTATCTCGCAATGGTGCCATGGATCCCTAAAATGGATTTGCGAGTGGAGGGTGCAAATACTGATCCACCTACTGGTCGAAGTCTTAGAGGGAGCTATCTGTATACAGAAAGCATCCAAAAGCAGGGATACACTAACAAAGGCTTTCTGATGGGAGACGTTGCCGGTCGTGAGGGTAAAGACGGCGAGGGATGGCTGGACTATCACATCTCGCCGCGAGAGACGATAGATTTCAACTACCGACACGCCAAAGTAGCCAAAGACTTCGTCGCTTCGGGAGTGACACAGAATGATTTCGGCCTGGGAATTCAGAAACGAGTGCATGAGGAGACAGAGATCTCATTGCGTGTGCAGCAGGAGTGGTGGAAGGCACCTGTATATTTGCCAGGGAAGCAATCTGATACAAGCGTGATTGTTCAAGTACAGTTCTTTCCCAAGGGCCTATCAGTGTTTTCCAAGTAA
- a CDS encoding glycosyltransferase has protein sequence MRVAIIHHWFVTQGGGERVAECIASLFPEAPIYTLVAEPAGIPTGLRDRELHTTFLQKLPLASRFHRHALPLYPAATESLDLRGYNLILSSDSGPVKGVRIDPGAIHICYCHSPMRYLYDGYDAYRAQMNGLTRAIFSSIAGRIRSWDTGASERVTHFIANSNYVADRIRRFYGRESTVIYPPIDVHRAQLWSTPGDHYLCAGRLVGYKRTDLLIEACMRLGRTLRIIGSGPELEALKRAAAATPHLITFLGGTSTDTLWHEYARCRALLFAADEDFGMVPLEAQACGRPVIAYGKGGSLETVRGTGPSPTGIFYDEQTVESIMDGILRFEVAQQSGYFRSAAIQQWANTFAVSVFLRSYRDFVLNKVPAAATAMAEYLPQ, from the coding sequence TTGCGGGTAGCCATCATCCATCATTGGTTCGTCACTCAAGGCGGTGGGGAGCGCGTAGCTGAATGCATCGCTAGCCTCTTCCCCGAGGCTCCTATCTATACTCTAGTTGCGGAGCCGGCTGGCATTCCTACCGGCCTACGAGATCGTGAGCTTCATACAACGTTTTTGCAGAAGCTCCCGCTCGCGAGCCGATTTCATCGGCACGCATTGCCACTGTATCCAGCGGCGACCGAAAGTCTAGATTTGCGAGGATACAATCTCATTCTCTCGTCCGACAGCGGGCCGGTGAAAGGCGTTCGCATCGACCCCGGGGCTATCCATATCTGCTACTGCCATTCACCTATGCGCTACCTCTACGACGGCTATGACGCGTATCGAGCGCAGATGAACGGCCTGACACGCGCCATTTTCTCATCCATCGCTGGTCGCATTCGCTCCTGGGACACTGGAGCCTCAGAGCGGGTCACTCACTTCATCGCTAATTCAAATTACGTTGCCGATCGCATCCGTCGTTTTTACGGCCGCGAGAGTACCGTCATCTATCCGCCTATCGACGTGCATCGCGCCCAACTCTGGTCCACTCCCGGTGATCACTACCTATGCGCTGGTCGTCTAGTTGGCTATAAGCGCACGGATCTGCTGATAGAGGCCTGCATGCGCCTTGGCCGCACGTTGCGAATTATCGGGTCAGGGCCGGAACTTGAAGCTCTGAAGAGAGCCGCAGCAGCAACGCCACATCTCATTACCTTCCTCGGGGGGACCTCCACTGACACGCTTTGGCATGAATACGCCCGGTGCCGAGCCCTGCTTTTCGCTGCTGACGAAGACTTTGGCATGGTCCCCCTCGAGGCACAGGCGTGTGGCCGTCCCGTTATAGCTTATGGCAAGGGGGGATCGCTCGAAACTGTACGCGGAACAGGCCCTTCGCCCACTGGAATTTTCTATGATGAGCAGACCGTGGAGTCGATCATGGATGGCATCCTGCGCTTTGAAGTGGCGCAGCAGTCCGGGTATTTCCGCTCCGCCGCCATCCAGCAGTGGGCTAATACCTTTGCAGTCTCAGTTTTTCTGAGGAGTTATCGTGACTTCGTCCTCAACAAGGTTCCGGCAGCAGCCACTGCGATGGCGGAATATCTGCCACAGTAA
- a CDS encoding acyltransferase, translated as MANVFKMFGGVLDQARKIPPRLRALLIYPLYGLRFRKFGRNSKLIGSDGILVGDGVSLGDFCWIEAVKSYAGLNYNPRLLIGRRVAVSDLTHISCVNKIDIGDDCLIGSKVYIGDHSHGTISNISELANVAPAERPLGDIGEVTIGAKTWICDGAVILAGTTIAQSSIIAANSVVRLREERAALIAGAPARVIRYLDGVE; from the coding sequence ATGGCCAATGTGTTCAAAATGTTCGGCGGGGTTCTCGACCAGGCCAGGAAAATTCCGCCGCGCTTGAGGGCTCTTCTGATTTATCCGTTATATGGGCTCAGGTTCCGCAAATTTGGAAGGAACTCGAAACTGATTGGGAGCGATGGTATCCTTGTGGGAGACGGTGTAAGCCTAGGCGACTTCTGCTGGATTGAAGCGGTGAAGAGCTATGCCGGCCTAAACTACAATCCGCGGCTCCTGATCGGGCGGCGGGTAGCGGTGAGCGACCTTACCCATATTTCTTGCGTCAACAAGATTGATATTGGAGATGACTGTCTGATTGGAAGTAAGGTTTATATAGGGGACCATTCTCATGGCACTATCAGTAATATCTCTGAGCTAGCGAATGTTGCTCCCGCGGAACGACCTCTAGGTGACATAGGTGAGGTGACCATTGGAGCGAAAACCTGGATCTGCGACGGGGCAGTGATTCTTGCGGGAACAACAATAGCGCAGTCGTCGATTATTGCCGCAAATAGTGTGGTTCGATTGCGGGAAGAGCGAGCAGCGCTGATCGCCGGCGCACCGGCGCGGGTAATTCGATATCTGGATGGCGTGGAATAA
- a CDS encoding glycosyltransferase family 2 protein: MAWNNVRDIAKPKHRRVFDIAIGIPAYNRCSELSELLGSIYAQTVLPREITICEDNSPEREAIRKVAADWGGHFAPEGCIVNYQENDANLGFDGNFRKVISASHARWVMVMGNDDLMLDICIETTERYLLEHPGISIVSRSFLRFSTDITEPLGISRLSEVDCVFRKDDSSAKMIFRTCGFIPGLVFDRTWADANATNLYDGTLYYQIYLASIAFCESGIGYIAKPIVAGRSGNPPMFGVAASEQKLHIPGSYSPKGRANMWASVLRISREIGNRYSIDLYTEMKSELEVRQSFHIFEMYAGADREVSAELRRELIALDLFSHPMPRLLYALNRVFGRRANAFYVLLRKIIQRD; the protein is encoded by the coding sequence ATGGCGTGGAATAACGTGCGTGATATAGCCAAGCCAAAGCACCGCCGGGTATTCGACATCGCTATCGGCATCCCGGCTTACAACCGCTGCTCTGAGTTGAGCGAGCTGTTGGGGTCTATCTATGCACAGACAGTGCTTCCGCGGGAGATAACGATTTGTGAAGACAACTCGCCAGAACGTGAGGCGATTCGCAAAGTTGCGGCTGATTGGGGGGGGCACTTTGCGCCCGAAGGATGCATTGTCAATTATCAGGAGAATGACGCGAATCTAGGCTTCGACGGGAACTTCAGAAAAGTAATCTCTGCTTCTCATGCGCGGTGGGTCATGGTGATGGGAAATGATGACCTTATGCTGGATATCTGCATCGAGACTACCGAGAGATATCTGCTGGAGCATCCTGGTATCTCGATAGTGTCGAGATCATTTCTCCGCTTCAGCACGGACATCACCGAACCATTGGGTATAAGTCGTCTGTCAGAGGTTGATTGTGTTTTTAGGAAAGATGATAGCTCAGCGAAAATGATTTTTCGAACCTGCGGATTTATTCCTGGGCTGGTATTCGATCGGACGTGGGCTGATGCCAATGCGACAAATCTGTATGACGGGACTTTGTACTACCAGATCTATCTAGCGTCGATTGCATTCTGTGAGTCCGGTATTGGGTACATCGCAAAGCCTATCGTGGCCGGCCGCAGTGGTAACCCGCCGATGTTTGGCGTGGCAGCGTCGGAGCAGAAGTTGCATATCCCGGGATCTTATAGCCCTAAAGGGAGGGCAAATATGTGGGCTTCGGTATTGCGCATCTCGAGGGAAATCGGAAATAGATATAGCATCGATTTGTATACGGAGATGAAGAGCGAGCTTGAGGTCAGGCAATCATTCCACATCTTTGAAATGTATGCAGGTGCGGATCGCGAGGTCTCTGCGGAGTTGCGTAGGGAGCTAATCGCGCTTGATTTATTTAGCCATCCGATGCCGCGTTTACTATATGCATTGAATCGCGTCTTTGGACGCAGGGCAAATGCGTTTTATGTTCTCTTGCGAAAGATTATCCAGCGAGACTAG